DNA sequence from the Tissierella sp. MB52-C2 genome:
CTCTTGGAGAAGACATAGAGAAACACTTGCAGACAGAAGAAGAAAAAGGGCAAACAGCAGTTATAGTAGGAAACACTGAAAAAGTTCTAGGGATCATATCTATTGCAGATATTGTAAGAGAAGATGCTAAAAAATTAGTATCTAATTTAAAGAAAGTAGAGCAAAAAAAAATAGTAATGTTGACTGGAGATAATAAAAGGGCAGCCAAGGCAATAGCAGAAGAAATAGGATTAGATGCTTTTTATGCAGAGCTATTACCAGAAGATAAGGTAAAGGTTTTTAAAATGAATTACAAAGAGAAATACGGTATGGCTGCCATGGTAGGAGATGGAGTAAATGATGCACCAGCCTTAGCTTCAGCAGATTTTGGTATAGCCATAGGCGCAGCAGGTACAGATGTAGCCATGGAAACAGCAGATGTGGTTTTAATGTCTGATGGAAATAAGAAAACTTATCCCATGCCATAGGTCTTAGTCGTGCAACTGTAAATAATATGAGACAAAATAATTTACTTTGCCATAGCAGTTTGCAGTACTTTTA
Encoded proteins:
- a CDS encoding HAD-IC family P-type ATPase; this translates as MKIDGEIILIGNRKLMLENNISLGEDIEKHLQTEEEKGQTAVIVGNTEKVLGIISIADIVREDAKKLVSNLKKVEQKKIVMLTGDNKRAAKAIAEEIGLDAFYAELLPEDKVKVFKMNYKEKYGMAAMVGDGVNDAPALASADFGIAIGAAGTDVAMETADVVLMSDGNKKTYPMP